CTCGGAAACAGAGGTGTTAACCAAAAGTGCAGCTGTTTGTAAAAATGAGTTTATGAATACATTGTCCTTACGACCATGATATTCCAAATTAAAGCACTCCTCCATTTGTATTAAAAGATCATGACCGTATTCATTTTCCGGAACACCTCCAATAACATGAAAACATAAGGTACTATCTTTAAAATCTTGGGCCACCTTACAAAAAAGCTCTAGTTGTTTTACTTCCCGCGCATTTCCTATCCATACAACACGTTTCATATCTCTAGAAATTACCTCTTCCTTTATGGGAGGGTGCATATTGGGTATCTTCAAGCTAGGTTCATAAGACCATTCCTTAATTTTGGCTACTTGATAACTGGTCTGACAAATAATAAAGGGGTTAGCTCCTAATATCTGTTTGAATAAATACCGTTTTAATAAACTACGGATACCCTTGGTAAATTCAACAGAATAGTTATCGGCGATATGCAAAAGAAATGGTATCCGTTGTTTTTTAGCATACCCTGACAAACGGTAAGTAAACGTATTCAATATCCTTTGATAAATAAAGTTAGGCGCTTCTTGTTCTATTATTTTTAAAACCTTTGCCATATAGTTTTGATACAGCAACATCTGCTCCTTAGCAGAATTATCTACAAAAAGCTCATATACCTTAAAGCCCTCGTGTTCCGATATCGTATCAGCTAAATGCCCGCCGGAAATGAATACTATCTCATAACCACTGCGGGTCAGCTCCTGTGCAATAATTTTAGATTGATATTCCGCCCCTCCTTTAATTAGAGGATAGAACGGAACAAAAAAACATATTTTTAAAGGTTGCATCATTCATTAATTATAGCGTCATAGAAATAAAGGCAAATGCCTTAAATCCAGAGGTGAATTTTCGTTTTAGTCTATTAAAAATATACAGTAAAATGTCCGATATTTTTACAAACCCTATATGTTTTCTAAACAATCTTATGGCATAACTAAAACTACCCTGTACCGTATAATCGTGCATATAAACAAGTATTCTATTCTTTTGGTATTTAACTTCTTCTAAAGATAATTTCTCTTCAGAATTGAATTGGTAAACACGGGTTTTATTTGGGTGGGGCAATGTTGTTGATGCGCGATTCTCTGAGTCTTGGATATAATAGGATAGTACTTTATCTATAATAAATATCTTATGTTTTCTGGCCAGCTTTTCAAACACTTCCATATCTTCTCCATGGGTTATCGTTGTACTAAAAATACCAGATTCCAACAAACTAGATTTTCGTACACAAAAGCTAGACATGTTAAGAATATGAAACCCGATTGTATTAGTAATTTCAAAAAAATCCTCGTAATCCCTTTTTCCAGAAACGTAAGACTTTATAAGCGTACCATCGGCTGCTTGCGTTTCATAATCGGTAGTAATTACGTTTACCTCTTTTTCATTATGAATAACCTCAGTGACATATTTAAGAAAATCCTTATGCCAAATATCATCAGCATCTAAAAAAGCGATCCACTCGTATGTAGCATTTTTTATACCGGTATTTCTTGCAGAAGAAACACCGCCGTTCTCCTGCGCTATAATACGTATTCTGCCATCCTTAATATTTTCTACTACCTTTAAACTATTATCTGTGGAGCCATCATCTATAATCAATAGCTCAAAATCCATATAAGTTTGAATCAATACAGAATGTATAGTTTTTACAATACTGTGCTCCTTGTTATAAAGGGGAATAAGGACGGATATCATTATGGAAGGATTATATTCGATAAGATTAACGATTAATTATCTGAAGTAGTACTTAATAACAGTAAAATCATCCCCTGTGATAATTCACTTTCACCAAATTCTAAACTATATTTATTTACGCCAAAAGCTTCGGCAGAACATTGATCTAAAACACCGTTATCCTTTACAAAAGGTTTAAAAGTATTAATAATCATTTCTTTTGTATGGGTTCCAGGACGCAACACGTTTTCGCCGTACATTAACATCGTTGATGATGATGAATCAAAATCTATTGAAGTTCCTGGAAACTGCGTATAGTACATAGAATCTTTTAATGAATTCATAGTTCTAAGAAATAAAACTTCCCTTTTTTTAAATGAAATCAGTGAGTCCATTTTTTTAGAAGACATGTTAGATATAGACTTTAATGCCAACATATACCAACCCATACCCCTACCCCAATTATTTGGACCTAATCCTTCTTTAGTTTTCAAGTCTATTGCGTGGAAAGGCAGGCCAGTTTCCTCCTCTAAACCGTATTTGAAAAAAAAATCCATTTGTGATTTTGCTAAATCAATAGCATAATCGTTTTGGAACTGTTCCCCATAAGCCTGAAGGAAGGGAACTACTAAAGCTAAAGCATCTACTAAAAGGTCATTTTGGTGGTCTCTATATAATACAAAGGAGTATTGCTCTTTTTTAGATATCATTTTCTGTAATTCACCAAAAATTACATCTGCAATATTCTTATACTTTTCTCTTCCTGTTATTTTATAAAGTTCCAAGGCCGCATGTCCCAAAG
This genomic window from Maribacter sp. MJ134 contains:
- a CDS encoding glycosyltransferase family 4 protein — encoded protein: MMQPLKICFFVPFYPLIKGGAEYQSKIIAQELTRSGYEIVFISGGHLADTISEHEGFKVYELFVDNSAKEQMLLYQNYMAKVLKIIEQEAPNFIYQRILNTFTYRLSGYAKKQRIPFLLHIADNYSVEFTKGIRSLLKRYLFKQILGANPFIICQTSYQVAKIKEWSYEPSLKIPNMHPPIKEEVISRDMKRVVWIGNAREVKQLELFCKVAQDFKDSTLCFHVIGGVPENEYGHDLLIQMEECFNLEYHGRKDNVFINSFLQTAALLVNTSVSEGFSNTFIQAWMCGTPVVALNSDPDGFMNRYSLGINCEGKVEALKMGIESILKNKDYLTISAEIKKKAINLFSVTENVTKLTDLLRK
- a CDS encoding glycosyltransferase family 2 protein encodes the protein MISVLIPLYNKEHSIVKTIHSVLIQTYMDFELLIIDDGSTDNSLKVVENIKDGRIRIIAQENGGVSSARNTGIKNATYEWIAFLDADDIWHKDFLKYVTEVIHNEKEVNVITTDYETQAADGTLIKSYVSGKRDYEDFFEITNTIGFHILNMSSFCVRKSSLLESGIFSTTITHGEDMEVFEKLARKHKIFIIDKVLSYYIQDSENRASTTLPHPNKTRVYQFNSEEKLSLEEVKYQKNRILVYMHDYTVQGSFSYAIRLFRKHIGFVKISDILLYIFNRLKRKFTSGFKAFAFISMTL
- a CDS encoding glycoside hydrolase family 88 protein, yielding MLLKRTLWFVFLLSIIFNLVFFSVDIFPVVKRKLSKTTYLVNEANASVERKVVNASFEMFASTQIYMPYGRQLNFLQKLRNLGSDEIDRISYFPRAYLALGLIKYSSKFDKKLFDKVVTLYDRYYVRDDTLGFDFEYVDQVPLGHAALELYKITGREKYKNIADVIFGELQKMISKKEQYSFVLYRDHQNDLLVDALALVVPFLQAYGEQFQNDYAIDLAKSQMDFFFKYGLEEETGLPFHAIDLKTKEGLGPNNWGRGMGWYMLALKSISNMSSKKMDSLISFKKREVLFLRTMNSLKDSMYYTQFPGTSIDFDSSSSTMLMYGENVLRPGTHTKEMIINTFKPFVKDNGVLDQCSAEAFGVNKYSLEFGESELSQGMILLLLSTTSDN